A stretch of Streptomyces vietnamensis DNA encodes these proteins:
- a CDS encoding MBL fold metallo-hydrolase — protein sequence MSRTKVVPLPVMGRHNINAYLLLGHRPVIVDAGTPGSGRRIYEQVAAHGVDPGDVSLIVITHGHIDHFGSAAELHRLTGAPVAGHIADLGPYRTGRAREPYRPTGPMGRLMARNKNLHVQVEPFEPDVLVTGETGLEDFGIAARIMPTPGHTAGSISVLTDQGDLVAGDLIAGSLFGLVRGRPANPPFHDDPLHNLASLRNMLALNPTRLHVGHGTPLEPDRVRRWADREHRRLTRLEAAGRLPARTENSTA from the coding sequence GTGTCCCGAACCAAGGTCGTTCCCCTCCCGGTCATGGGCCGGCACAACATCAACGCCTATCTGCTCCTCGGCCATCGGCCCGTCATCGTCGACGCGGGAACGCCCGGCAGCGGCCGAAGGATCTACGAGCAGGTCGCCGCCCACGGGGTGGACCCCGGCGACGTGTCGCTGATCGTCATCACCCACGGCCACATCGACCACTTCGGCTCCGCCGCCGAACTGCACCGCCTGACCGGGGCTCCCGTGGCGGGACACATCGCCGACCTCGGCCCCTACCGCACCGGCCGGGCCCGCGAACCCTACCGGCCCACCGGACCGATGGGCCGCCTCATGGCCAGGAACAAGAACCTGCACGTCCAGGTGGAACCGTTCGAGCCCGACGTGCTCGTGACCGGCGAGACCGGCCTGGAGGACTTCGGGATCGCGGCGCGCATCATGCCCACCCCCGGGCACACCGCCGGATCGATCTCCGTCCTCACCGACCAAGGCGACCTCGTCGCCGGCGACCTGATCGCCGGCTCCCTCTTCGGTCTCGTCCGGGGCCGCCCCGCCAACCCTCCCTTCCACGACGACCCGCTGCACAACCTCGCCAGCCTGCGGAACATGCTCGCCCTGAACCCGACCAGACTTCACGTCGGCCACGGCACCCCGCTGGAACCCGACCGGGTCCGGCGCTGGGCCGACCGGGAGCACCGGCGGCTGACCCGGCTCGAAGCCGCGGGACGGCTCCCCGCCCGTACGGAGAACAGCACGGCCTGA
- a CDS encoding sensor histidine kinase, translating into MKDVLLIAGFALAGAVCAGLAGALVLRLVRHRSVAVSLAVVAAVTVTAMLAGTLAVAQAMFLSAHDLWVVTVVVAMAALVSLGTALVLGRWVVGRSRALARAARDFGDGGRFSAPDGAATAELAALSRELAATSAKLDASRRRERSLEASRRELVAWISHDLRTPLAGLRAMAEALEDGMADDPARYHRQIRTEVERLTAMVTDLFELSRIHAGALILSPSRMSVYDLVGDALSGADPLAREHGVRLVGEEVAAVPVEVDGKEMTRVLANLLVNAIRHTPADGTVAVAAEHREDAVVLSVTDGCGGIPDEDLTRVFDTGWRGTEARTPPAGAGLGLAIVRGIVEAHAGRAEVRNVPGGCRFEVTLPAAAG; encoded by the coding sequence ATGAAGGACGTCCTGCTGATCGCCGGTTTCGCCCTGGCGGGAGCCGTCTGCGCCGGTCTCGCCGGAGCGCTCGTCCTCCGTCTCGTACGGCACCGTTCGGTCGCGGTCTCGTTGGCGGTGGTCGCGGCCGTCACGGTGACGGCGATGCTCGCCGGGACGCTCGCCGTCGCGCAGGCGATGTTCCTGTCCGCGCACGACCTGTGGGTGGTGACCGTCGTCGTGGCCATGGCGGCCCTCGTCTCGCTCGGTACGGCCCTCGTCCTGGGCCGCTGGGTGGTGGGCCGCAGCCGGGCCCTCGCCCGCGCCGCCCGCGACTTCGGCGACGGCGGCCGCTTCTCCGCCCCCGACGGCGCCGCCACCGCGGAACTCGCCGCGCTCAGCCGTGAACTGGCGGCGACCAGTGCCAAGCTCGACGCCTCCCGCAGGCGCGAGCGTTCCCTGGAGGCGTCGCGCCGCGAGCTCGTCGCCTGGATCTCCCACGACCTGCGCACCCCGCTGGCGGGGCTGCGGGCCATGGCGGAGGCCCTGGAGGACGGCATGGCCGACGACCCCGCCCGCTACCACCGGCAGATCCGCACCGAGGTCGAGCGCCTGACCGCCATGGTCACCGACCTCTTCGAACTCTCCCGCATCCACGCCGGCGCCCTGATCCTCAGCCCGAGCCGCATGTCCGTGTACGACCTGGTCGGCGATGCCCTGAGCGGCGCCGACCCGCTGGCCCGCGAGCACGGGGTACGGCTCGTGGGGGAGGAGGTGGCGGCCGTCCCCGTCGAGGTGGACGGCAAGGAGATGACCCGGGTCCTCGCGAACCTCCTCGTCAACGCGATCCGTCACACGCCGGCCGACGGCACCGTCGCGGTCGCGGCCGAGCACCGCGAGGACGCCGTCGTCCTGTCCGTCACCGACGGCTGCGGCGGCATCCCCGACGAGGACCTCACCCGCGTCTTCGACACCGGCTGGCGCGGCACCGAGGCCCGCACCCCGCCGGCCGGTGCCGGACTGGGCCTCGCCATCGTCCGCGGCATCGTCGAGGCCCACGCGGGCCGCGCCGAGGTCCGCAACGTCCCCGGCGGCTGCCGCTTCGAGGTCACCCTGCCGGCGGCGGCGGGCTGA
- a CDS encoding NAD-dependent epimerase/dehydratase family protein, with product MRVLVTGGAGFIGSHIVTALTKAGHEPVVLDALLPSAHPVTPEVPAVEFRHADVRDPPAVGAALRGVDAVCHQAAMVGLGKDFADAPEYVGCNDLGTAVLLAAMADAGVRRLVLAGSMVVYGEGRYDCPVHGVVRPCARRPEDLAAGLFEPRCPACGAALAPGLVGEDAPVDPRNVYATTKLAQEHLAAAWARAVNGTAVSLRYHNVYGPGMPRDTPYAGVASLFRSALARGEAPRVFEDGGQRRDFVHVRDVAAANLVALEAVDGLPAGALSTYNTGSGEPHTVGGMALALARACGGPEPVVTGEYRLGDVRHVTADSSLLRKELGWRPAVGFAEGMTEFARAEQRASAALV from the coding sequence ATGCGTGTACTCGTCACAGGAGGAGCCGGGTTCATCGGCTCGCACATCGTCACCGCCCTCACGAAGGCCGGGCACGAGCCGGTGGTTCTCGACGCCCTGCTGCCCAGCGCACACCCCGTGACCCCCGAGGTGCCCGCCGTGGAGTTCCGCCACGCGGACGTCAGGGATCCGCCGGCGGTCGGAGCCGCACTGCGCGGGGTCGACGCGGTGTGCCACCAGGCCGCCATGGTCGGTCTCGGCAAGGACTTCGCGGACGCCCCGGAGTACGTGGGCTGCAACGACCTCGGCACGGCCGTCCTGCTCGCCGCGATGGCGGACGCCGGCGTGCGGCGACTCGTCCTCGCCGGATCGATGGTCGTGTACGGGGAGGGGCGGTACGACTGCCCCGTGCACGGTGTCGTACGGCCCTGTGCCCGCCGCCCCGAGGACCTCGCCGCCGGCCTCTTCGAACCGCGCTGTCCCGCCTGCGGCGCCGCACTCGCTCCCGGCCTGGTCGGCGAGGACGCGCCGGTCGATCCCCGGAACGTGTACGCCACGACGAAGCTCGCCCAGGAGCACCTGGCGGCGGCGTGGGCCCGTGCGGTGAACGGCACGGCGGTCTCGCTGCGCTACCACAACGTGTACGGGCCCGGGATGCCCCGCGACACCCCGTACGCCGGGGTGGCCTCCCTCTTCCGCTCGGCCCTCGCCCGGGGCGAGGCGCCCCGCGTGTTCGAGGACGGGGGCCAGCGGCGGGACTTCGTGCACGTACGGGACGTGGCGGCGGCCAACCTGGTCGCGCTGGAGGCCGTCGACGGTCTGCCGGCCGGCGCGCTCAGCACGTACAACACCGGCAGCGGGGAACCGCACACCGTGGGCGGCATGGCCCTCGCGCTCGCCCGGGCGTGCGGTGGCCCCGAGCCCGTGGTCACGGGCGAGTACCGGCTCGGCGACGTCCGGCACGTCACCGCCGACTCGTCCCTGCTGCGGAAGGAGCTGGGCTGGCGGCCCGCGGTCGGCTTCGCCGAGGGCATGACGGAGTTCGCCCGGGCGGAACAGCGGGCCTCGGCGGCCCTCGTCTGA